In Altererythrobacter rubellus, the following are encoded in one genomic region:
- a CDS encoding tetratricopeptide repeat protein, translating to MTVVSVPELRNKFSRAARLGPAFAALFLVFALSNSVGSLSKPPPDPRAMMMVQEGQLALSRGDTDGAIDAFEAALALDPGFDEAFVALADATRAQGLTGKSIDYYRRVLEGDPRHFGALAGEGQALAQKGALAKARRNLAVLQSLCGVNCPETVGLRMAINAGPSASLAAEDAGAAPLSN from the coding sequence ATGACTGTCGTTTCAGTCCCAGAACTGCGCAACAAATTCTCGCGAGCTGCCCGGTTGGGTCCTGCTTTTGCGGCGCTCTTTCTGGTTTTTGCATTGTCAAACAGCGTTGGCAGTTTGAGCAAGCCGCCGCCAGATCCCCGCGCGATGATGATGGTGCAGGAAGGTCAGCTGGCGTTGTCGCGCGGCGACACCGACGGCGCAATCGACGCGTTTGAGGCCGCGTTGGCACTCGATCCGGGCTTCGACGAGGCTTTCGTCGCGTTGGCCGATGCGACACGGGCGCAAGGTCTGACGGGTAAATCGATCGATTACTATCGCCGGGTTCTGGAAGGTGACCCGCGACATTTCGGAGCGCTGGCAGGAGAAGGACAAGCGCTTGCCCAAAAGGGCGCGCTGGCGAAGGCGCGGCGTAATCTGGCAGTTCTTCAGAGCCTGTGTGGCGTGAATTGCCCCGAAACAGTTGGTCTAAGGATGGCTATCAATGCCGGCCCGTCGGCCTCGTTGGCGGCGGAAGATGCCGGGGCGGCCCCTTTGAGCAATTAG
- a CDS encoding glutathione S-transferase family protein has translation MLTLHHLEYSQSFRILWLLEALSAEYELKSYNRNPETNLAPDDYKALSPLGTAPVITDGEVVLAESNAIIDYILDSYPDSKLNPKPGHKDRVRHLFWYHSSPGSLMPLQSIEMVLGLLEMRSPWPISSLLKAVFGQVRKMFLNPRMQALLGEMEKDLGAQPYFGGDNLTAADITLAYPMYAARDKGAFEGGYPNINAWFGRIEALDSFKSARAKDNRERIAFRFAN, from the coding sequence ATGCTGACACTCCACCATCTTGAATATTCGCAAAGCTTCCGGATTCTCTGGCTGCTCGAGGCATTGAGTGCAGAGTACGAGCTAAAATCCTACAACCGCAATCCGGAGACCAATCTCGCCCCGGATGATTACAAGGCTCTGTCCCCGCTTGGCACAGCTCCGGTGATCACTGACGGTGAGGTGGTCCTTGCAGAGAGCAATGCGATCATAGACTACATTCTGGATTCCTATCCAGACAGCAAGTTGAACCCGAAACCTGGCCATAAGGATCGCGTAAGGCACCTGTTCTGGTACCATTCCTCACCCGGGTCACTCATGCCGCTGCAGAGTATAGAGATGGTGCTCGGATTGCTGGAAATGCGTTCGCCTTGGCCGATCAGCTCGCTTTTGAAGGCTGTGTTCGGTCAGGTTCGAAAGATGTTTCTGAACCCGCGCATGCAGGCGCTGCTGGGTGAGATGGAAAAGGACCTTGGTGCCCAGCCATACTTTGGCGGAGACAATTTGACCGCTGCTGACATCACGCTGGCCTATCCGATGTATGCGGCGCGCGATAAAGGCGCGTTCGAAGGCGGCTATCCCAACATCAATGCATGGTTTGGGCGGATTGAGGCGTTGGATTCGTTCAAGTCAGCACGCGCCAAGGACAATCGGGAGCGGATTGCATTTCGCTTTGCAAATTAG
- a CDS encoding RNA pyrophosphohydrolase, whose amino-acid sequence MSAAAYRLCAGFMLTNKHGQVFVGQRIDSQHLGAWQMPQGGIDPGEDTREAALRELHEETGIGTHLVDIIAQTREPLRYDLPDELIGKLWGGKYRGQEQHWFLGRFSGSDDDVNLEAHDPPEFAEWQWVEPTQLPDLIVPFKRDVYRALVREFGDLI is encoded by the coding sequence ATGAGCGCGGCCGCTTACCGGCTGTGCGCCGGATTCATGCTCACAAACAAGCATGGCCAAGTATTCGTCGGGCAGCGGATCGACTCGCAGCATCTGGGCGCATGGCAGATGCCGCAGGGCGGGATCGACCCGGGCGAAGATACAAGGGAAGCGGCGCTGCGCGAGCTTCATGAAGAGACCGGGATCGGCACACATCTGGTGGATATCATTGCGCAAACGCGTGAGCCCTTGCGCTATGATTTGCCCGATGAACTGATCGGAAAACTATGGGGCGGGAAGTATCGCGGGCAGGAACAACATTGGTTCCTGGGCCGGTTTTCCGGCTCGGACGATGATGTCAATCTGGAGGCGCATGACCCGCCCGAGTTTGCTGAATGGCAATGGGTTGAGCCGACGCAATTGCCGGATCTGATCGTACCGTTCAAACGCGATGTCTATCGCGCCTTAGTGCGAGAGTTCGGCGATCTGATCTAA
- a CDS encoding alpha/beta hydrolase, which yields MAAETPFIRPDVKAFLDGLAAMGGVPIAEMTLEEARASYVALHGMADAPPRDLAVIKDLSYPGTDNPSGGEIGLRLYDARDTREPGPVIVFYHGGGFVIGDLDTHHNVCTEIAHHMDLPVVAVDYRRAPEHPFPAAIDDCEAATRWIATSPEALGRKATGLIPIGDSAGGNATIVVSQQLAAKPADVPVVLQVPIFPLASDAMGSASLEEFAEGFVLTKGAVEFFDAAYAPDRNDPRAIPILGDHSTAPPTVLVTASLDPIRDSGRDYGAALSAAGIDHVHLEVRGGTHSFTNLRQAVPSYQHETERMFAAMKLMLGAFA from the coding sequence ATGGCCGCAGAGACACCTTTTATCCGCCCCGATGTGAAAGCTTTCCTCGATGGACTTGCGGCTATGGGCGGTGTTCCAATTGCTGAAATGACGCTTGAGGAAGCGCGCGCAAGCTATGTGGCGCTGCATGGAATGGCGGATGCGCCGCCACGCGATCTGGCGGTCATCAAGGATCTGAGTTACCCCGGTACAGACAATCCCTCGGGCGGCGAAATCGGATTGCGACTGTATGATGCTCGCGACACCAGAGAGCCTGGCCCCGTCATCGTATTCTACCACGGCGGCGGCTTTGTCATTGGCGATCTGGATACACACCACAACGTTTGCACTGAAATTGCGCACCATATGGATTTGCCAGTGGTGGCGGTCGATTATCGCCGCGCTCCCGAACATCCCTTCCCCGCGGCGATTGACGATTGCGAGGCAGCCACGCGCTGGATTGCGACTTCGCCTGAGGCATTAGGGCGCAAGGCAACCGGCCTGATCCCGATCGGTGACAGCGCGGGCGGCAATGCGACCATCGTGGTGAGCCAGCAACTGGCGGCCAAGCCAGCAGACGTTCCCGTTGTGCTGCAAGTGCCGATCTTCCCGCTCGCCAGCGATGCAATGGGCTCAGCCAGTCTGGAGGAGTTCGCAGAGGGCTTCGTTTTGACAAAGGGTGCGGTCGAATTTTTCGATGCCGCTTATGCGCCTGACCGCAATGATCCGCGCGCGATACCGATACTGGGCGACCACAGCACAGCACCGCCAACAGTCCTTGTCACAGCCAGCCTCGATCCGATCCGCGATTCAGGTCGCGACTATGGCGCGGCGTTGAGCGCGGCCGGGATCGATCATGTCCATCTGGAAGTGCGCGGCGGCACGCATAGCTTTACCAATCTGCGGCAGGCCGTGCCAAGCTATCAGCATGAAACGGAGCGCATGTTTGCGGCAATGAAACTGATGCTCGGAGCCTTTGCATGA
- a CDS encoding 2-oxoacid:acceptor oxidoreductase subunit alpha, with protein MAKQAVEKPNSDSQQPDAVVVRFAGDSGDGMQLTGGQFTLSTALAGNDLATFPDFPAEIRAPQGTLFGVSAFQINFGSREINTAGDAPDVLVAMNPAALKVNLSALKPGGLIIADTGEFTKRNLDKAKYDQSPIDDGSLAKYDVLAFDISALTIEAVKEFGLGNKDALRSKNMWTLGLALWMFDRDREPIREWLRAKFKSKPDIAGANIAALDAGHAYGETAELSGPLKQLNVPATPSAPGLYRTITGAESISLGLVAGAQLAELPMFFGGYPITPASAILHHLARLKEYNVTTFQAEDEIAAICAAIGASYAGSLGVTSSSGPGIALKGEAMGLAIMTELPLVIVNSQRGGPSTGLPTKTEQSDLYQAIYGRNGDAPIPVVSASSPGDAFECAIEACRIATQYMTPVMLLTDGYIANAAEPWLVPDPASFTPFPAKFLDAKNGPANENGDATLLPYKRDENGARPWIKPGTPDLMHRIGGIEKAVDTGHIDYSPENHQAMTDARQQKVLGIEVPDQEVCLGGEGGKLAVVGWGSTYGPIHQAVGRMRAKGHDVSHIHVRHVWPLPANLGDLLKSYDKVLVPEMNTGQFKTVLRDQYLVDAKPLNKTSGQPFYIHELEAAIEEALA; from the coding sequence ATGGCAAAGCAAGCCGTTGAAAAGCCGAATTCAGATTCTCAACAGCCTGACGCCGTGGTGGTCCGGTTTGCGGGTGATAGCGGCGACGGGATGCAGCTGACGGGCGGGCAGTTCACCTTATCCACCGCGCTGGCGGGCAATGATTTGGCGACGTTCCCGGACTTTCCAGCGGAAATCCGTGCGCCGCAGGGAACGTTGTTCGGTGTCTCGGCTTTTCAGATCAACTTCGGCAGTCGGGAGATCAACACCGCGGGTGACGCGCCCGATGTGCTGGTTGCGATGAACCCTGCTGCGCTCAAGGTAAATCTGTCAGCGCTCAAACCCGGCGGGTTGATCATCGCAGACACGGGTGAGTTCACGAAGCGTAATCTCGACAAGGCGAAATACGACCAAAGCCCGATCGATGATGGCAGTCTGGCCAAATATGACGTGCTGGCATTCGATATCAGCGCTTTGACGATCGAAGCGGTCAAGGAATTTGGCCTTGGCAACAAGGACGCACTGCGGTCCAAGAATATGTGGACGCTGGGCCTCGCGCTGTGGATGTTTGACCGTGATCGCGAACCGATCCGGGAATGGCTGCGCGCCAAGTTCAAGAGTAAGCCGGACATCGCAGGCGCCAATATCGCCGCGCTTGATGCAGGGCACGCCTATGGCGAAACGGCGGAACTTTCCGGCCCGCTCAAACAGCTGAATGTGCCTGCCACACCGAGCGCGCCGGGACTTTACCGTACCATCACCGGTGCGGAGTCGATCTCGCTCGGGCTGGTCGCGGGCGCGCAATTGGCGGAACTGCCGATGTTCTTCGGCGGCTATCCGATTACGCCGGCATCCGCGATCCTGCACCATCTGGCGCGGCTGAAGGAATACAACGTCACCACTTTCCAGGCGGAAGACGAGATCGCCGCGATCTGCGCAGCCATTGGCGCAAGCTATGCCGGATCGCTGGGCGTCACCAGCTCTTCTGGCCCGGGCATCGCGCTGAAAGGCGAAGCCATGGGGCTTGCAATCATGACCGAGCTGCCGCTGGTAATCGTAAATTCGCAGCGCGGCGGACCGTCAACAGGTCTGCCAACCAAGACTGAGCAGAGTGACCTCTACCAAGCGATTTATGGCCGCAATGGTGACGCGCCGATCCCGGTCGTATCAGCCAGCAGCCCGGGAGATGCGTTTGAATGCGCCATCGAGGCTTGCCGTATTGCCACCCAATATATGACGCCGGTCATGTTGCTGACCGATGGCTATATCGCCAATGCTGCGGAGCCATGGCTGGTGCCAGACCCGGCGAGCTTCACGCCGTTTCCGGCAAAGTTCCTCGATGCGAAGAACGGGCCTGCCAACGAGAATGGCGACGCCACTTTGTTGCCTTACAAGCGCGACGAAAATGGCGCACGCCCCTGGATCAAGCCGGGCACGCCCGATCTGATGCACCGCATCGGCGGGATCGAGAAAGCGGTTGATACCGGCCACATCGATTACTCGCCCGAAAACCACCAGGCGATGACTGACGCACGCCAACAAAAGGTGCTTGGTATCGAAGTCCCCGATCAGGAGGTTTGCCTCGGCGGCGAAGGTGGCAAGCTGGCCGTGGTGGGCTGGGGCAGTACCTATGGCCCGATCCATCAGGCGGTCGGCCGCATGCGCGCCAAGGGGCACGATGTCAGCCACATCCATGTGCGTCACGTCTGGCCATTGCCCGCAAACTTGGGCGATCTGCTGAAGAGTTATGACAAGGTGCTGGTGCCCGAAATGAACACCGGCCAGTTCAAGACTGTTCTGCGCGATCAATATCTGGTCGATGCGAAACCGCTCAACAAGACCAGCGGGCAGCCATTCTACATCCACGAACTCGAAGCCGCGATTGAGGAGGCCTTGGCATGA
- a CDS encoding 2-oxoacid:ferredoxin oxidoreductase subunit beta, whose protein sequence is MNEMTKIETTLKDWETDQEVRWCPGCGDYAILKAVQRTLPQLGANPSNTCFISGIGCSSRFPYYMETYGFHTIHGRAPAIATGVKLANPDLDVWLVTGDGDGLSIGGNHMLHVLRRNVNMQIMLFNNEIYGLTKGQASPTSRVGTRSPSTPIGSYDRPANPCAFALGAGARFIGRGFDVSKNLPDVLKAAHAHQGAAFIEIFQNCIVYNKDVFDDFAAPKGAGDRQLWLEHGKPMLFGDPKTGFEKGIALDRDALELKVVDATEENWEEAGVLVHDATNRSVAHMLIEMPFGPFPMALGVLYDDPRPTFEAAVADERARATVGKQANLAKLLGSGQTWTVDDKEGHTTD, encoded by the coding sequence ATGAACGAGATGACCAAGATCGAGACCACGCTCAAGGATTGGGAAACCGATCAGGAAGTCCGCTGGTGCCCCGGCTGCGGGGACTATGCGATCCTGAAGGCGGTGCAGCGCACGCTGCCACAGCTGGGTGCGAACCCGTCCAACACCTGCTTCATCAGCGGGATCGGCTGCTCCAGCCGCTTCCCCTATTACATGGAAACTTACGGCTTCCACACCATCCACGGCCGTGCGCCGGCGATTGCGACGGGCGTGAAGCTTGCCAATCCCGATTTGGATGTTTGGCTGGTGACGGGCGACGGTGATGGACTTTCCATCGGCGGCAATCACATGCTGCATGTCCTGCGCCGCAATGTGAACATGCAGATCATGCTGTTCAATAACGAGATATACGGCCTGACCAAGGGGCAGGCATCCCCCACCAGCCGCGTTGGCACGCGCAGCCCGTCCACGCCAATCGGTTCCTATGATCGCCCAGCCAATCCTTGCGCCTTTGCATTAGGCGCGGGTGCGCGCTTTATCGGGCGCGGTTTCGATGTGTCCAAGAACCTGCCCGATGTACTGAAAGCAGCGCATGCGCACCAGGGCGCGGCCTTCATCGAGATTTTCCAGAATTGCATCGTTTACAACAAGGATGTGTTTGACGATTTCGCCGCGCCCAAAGGGGCGGGTGATCGCCAGCTGTGGCTGGAACATGGCAAGCCGATGCTGTTCGGCGATCCCAAGACAGGCTTTGAAAAGGGCATCGCGCTGGATCGCGATGCGTTGGAGCTCAAGGTGGTCGATGCGACGGAGGAAAATTGGGAGGAGGCGGGCGTGCTGGTGCATGATGCAACCAACCGCAGCGTTGCGCACATGCTGATTGAAATGCCATTTGGACCGTTCCCGATGGCGCTCGGCGTGCTCTATGACGATCCGCGCCCGACATTCGAAGCTGCCGTGGCCGATGAGCGCGCACGGGCGACTGTAGGCAAGCAGGCGAACCTCGCCAAGCTGCTGGGCTCGGGCCAGACCTGGACGGTGGATGACAAGGAAGGTCACACGACCGACTAG
- a CDS encoding metal-dependent hydrolase: MDNLTHSLVGALLGQAGLKKKTGLAMPALIIGANLPDVDAACFFWLEGQEHLGFRRGITHGPPAMVLLPLILAGLLWGYDRWQAKRGARPEGRLRVHFGWLYALSFIGCLTHPALDWLNVYGVRFLEPFSSQWFFGDTLFIIDVWLWALMGFATWFSLWREKAGGDWMKPARVAIAVSLTYVGVNGVISEFARSTAGEMVFVRSQEAIASPVPLWFWQREILAPTFKHKHNWLVAHHPQSISHRGRLLSEHICDFDAAVSQTASNSELDAFLFWTRAPFAERAEDGSVLLRDARFYDPLVRDRFSVALPDVKCEPLNQEHSGG; the protein is encoded by the coding sequence TTGGATAATCTGACCCACTCGCTGGTTGGTGCGCTGCTGGGGCAGGCAGGGCTTAAGAAGAAGACCGGGCTCGCTATGCCCGCGCTGATCATCGGGGCGAACCTGCCCGATGTCGATGCGGCGTGCTTCTTCTGGTTGGAGGGGCAGGAACACCTCGGTTTCCGCCGCGGGATTACGCATGGCCCGCCCGCGATGGTGCTGTTGCCGCTGATCCTCGCGGGGCTGCTGTGGGGTTATGACCGCTGGCAAGCGAAGCGCGGAGCTCGGCCTGAAGGGCGATTGCGCGTGCATTTCGGATGGCTTTACGCGCTATCCTTTATCGGTTGCCTGACTCATCCGGCGCTCGATTGGCTCAATGTTTATGGTGTGCGGTTCCTCGAACCGTTTTCGAGCCAGTGGTTCTTCGGCGACACGCTGTTCATCATCGATGTGTGGCTATGGGCGCTGATGGGCTTCGCGACATGGTTCTCGCTGTGGCGGGAGAAGGCAGGCGGCGATTGGATGAAGCCGGCTCGCGTGGCGATAGCTGTGAGCCTGACGTATGTCGGGGTGAATGGGGTGATCAGTGAATTTGCACGCTCGACAGCTGGTGAAATGGTTTTTGTTAGATCCCAAGAAGCTATCGCATCTCCTGTTCCGCTTTGGTTCTGGCAACGCGAGATTCTGGCTCCGACCTTTAAGCATAAGCACAATTGGTTGGTCGCACACCATCCTCAGTCGATCTCGCATCGCGGAAGATTGCTTTCTGAGCATATCTGCGACTTCGATGCCGCTGTCTCTCAGACAGCGAGCAATTCGGAACTCGACGCCTTCCTCTTCTGGACCCGTGCGCCGTTTGCCGAACGGGCTGAAGACGGCTCGGTGCTGCTGCGCGATGCGCGGTTCTACGACCCGCTTGTGCGGGACCGTTTCTCGGTCGCGCTGCCCGATGTAAAGTGTGAACCATTGAATCAGGAACACTCAGGCGGCTAG